The stretch of DNA ACATTTATGCAAACTGATCTGTATGCTAGTGACATACATGTTGATGGGACTCTCAGCTGCCAGGGCTACAGCTGAATCCAGGTGGATTTTGTATGCTCGGCCATGAACCTGCAGGAACTGAGCTGGATCCTTTTTCTACACAGAACAAGAGAAGTGTGATTCTTTATTCAAAAGCCTCTGTccagtattaaagggatagttcacgtTCAAGTTACGTATAAATTTCTGtgttatggaagtcaatgatgccgcacaactgtttggttgcaaacattcttcaaaataccttcttttgtgttcagcagaaaaaagaaatttatacaggtttggaacaacttgagggagagtaaatgatgacagtattttcatttttgggtgaactatccctttaagctgtgCTGAGAAAACAAAGCATGAAAGCGGAGTCAAGGTCACAGACTTTTGGTTTTCGACTTACGATTTTCTCATAGTACTCTCTGCGTCTCTCCCCACGCCGCTTGTAGTCCACCATCATCCCGCGCAGTTTGCGCTCATGTTTGCGGGCCTCCTGCCACATGACGGCTCCGCTTGGGGTTGGGGCGCGTCGGGGCAGGGCTGCTGTTAGTGGACACAGAGGATTCAAATCAACCAACACAATAGTTGCCACATACAGTGCCATTCTGAATCTTTGCACCTGGagaaaagtatatttaaccatggGAAAACACagttaagatttattttaaaggcaACTTTACACAGCTGATTTAAGGCTGCTCTGTGCCTGCACAAAATTCTGTGTAAAGACGCAATGCAGCATAAAAGCCAGACTAAATTATGCCTACTCTGATAAACCTCAGCCCCAAGTataaaaacatgcaaattaaaattgttgtgtaaatgcattcataccacctctgagcagcattaaacagtctgtgtattGTAAATACCTCTAACTGCCACTTCAGAAGCGCTTCTGTGCCACCTTTACAGTGTTAATTTGGCATTATATTGTATGGACTACAGGTTATGAACTGCAGTAACTGTATATGGAAAATATGTCACTTGTGTGGCATACATATCAACAAAATATTGTTAGGGAAACTAGTTAGGCCTAACCGTCTTTACTGAAGTGTCTAACCACTTAAGGAAATTGTGTTTACAGGTTACAGATTAActaactttaattaaaaaagtttgACACGACCAGCTTTTGAGTAATAATAGTTGCGTTGGCTACCTTAATAACATCAAAactatataaaactatattatAAGTgcataataacacattttaaactacTCGGTAACAAACTGAAGTGTTCACAGCCAAGTGGCTGAAGCCTCTCAGGCTGAAAACACATACATGCCAATTCCGTCAGTGATTCATACTGTATTTATGAACACACACCAAGGACTGTCGATTATTCAGCTCGTATAACTCGCGTGCAAAGATTTAACAGCTCGCGTGCGATTATGTATAATGTTGCAAAACGCTGGTGACGGACGTACTCGCTAACGCTAACGTGCTAGCTGGCTAAATTTCACATCTAGCGTTAGCTAACAGCCGACGATGAAGCTCTGTGATCGTCACCAAATTCCTTTTGCGATTTATATGATTAAATGAATTACCTGTTTATGTTTACAGTATGTATAGTCTGATTTTtcttgacagaaaaacacatacGTCGGTCACCAAATGAAACAGGCCGCTAGTTTACATACACGGCACGCGCACACGCCTCCCAACGCATGCGCAGCTCAGATCACTGAGCTGAAAAAACAACTAGAGGCGTTAGCACACTTCATTGTGTTTGAGAATCTATATATTCTCCAAAAGGCGGCGCACCATGGCTCATAAAGAACGTTTTTACCTATCAGTGTAATTTGAAATACTCTGAAGGCGTTTTTGGTCGTCAAGAGCTTTGTTTTGTGAgtgttttttgtaaatgtggCTGTGAAGCTTTGAGTTCAGCCTATTAGATGAGccagaagaagatatttggacTAGGCCCATAAAATATGGCACAATGGCTGGAAAGTTACAgcaaaatgtattaaagatgCACTAAGTGCTAACCATATATGTTGTGCTGCCTGATATGAGATTTGTTTTGGATTTCACTCACATAAAAACTAAAGGTTTCACTTGCCGCTGCTTGCCATTACAGAACACagttattatgcaagtgacagtGTCCAATAGATGGTCATGTTATCTCAAAATGTCAGCTACCTGCTCCATGTGAAATGTTTTATAGTCTACTGATATGACAAAGGTCATTTATCTCATGACTAAATAAGCCTTGAAccttaaactatttttttttttttttgtcctctgCTCTGCTACTAATTCCATAGGGAGTTTATGAACGCAAATACTTGCAttaatagttaaaaataaaagatattaataaaagagcctattatatatattatatattgaacACCATCTACAttctaaaaaaagtaattttaacatgtttccaccaaaaaatgtcaaaatacttTGTTAACCATAGCATTGAAGATTTTGAAAATAACACATACTGTAACCAAGAGCAATGCAATAAGAATGTAGAAAAAATGTAAGATGAATTCTcaaaaaaacttgttttattatttttgctgtttgCAGTGGGTGAATGggaatatgtgtgtatatgtctgtgtgtgtttgtgcatacttgctggttttgataaatatatgatTGTGTGCATACAGCATCAGggcatcagtgtgtgtgtgtgtgtgtatgtgtgtgattttgtgtgtgtgttgcagtgTATGCACTCATTTCACACTTGCTGTTTCACTAAAACTGATGAAAAACTGAATGACAGTTTATGATCACAACATAGAAGACATTAAAtcagaagaattttttttttttttaattaagaccTAATGTCCATTGTGATGGAcatcaaacttaaaaaaaaatcctgtgttCTTCAGCTCTGAAAAGATCTTCAAATTAACTTTGAATATTACCACTTgctattattaaagggttagttcacccaaaaatgaaaataatgtcattaattactcaccctcatgttgttccacacccgtaagaccttccttaatcttcggaacacaaattaagatacttttgattaaatccgatggctcagtgagtcctgcatagccagcaatgacatttcctctctcaagatccattaatgtactaaaaacatatttaaatcagttcatatgaatacagtggttcaatattaatattataaagcgacgagaatattttggtgcgccaaaaaacaaaacaaaataacaacttatatagtgatggccgatttcaaaacactgcttcattaaacttcggagcgttatgaatcttttgtgtcgaatcatgattcggatcgcgtgtcaaaccgccaaactgctgaaatcacgtgactttggcgctccgaaccgctgattcgacacaaaagattcataacgctccgaagcttcatgaagcagtgttttgaaatcggccaacactataagttgttattttgtttttttggtgcacaaaaaatattctcgtcgctttataatattaatattgaaccactgtactcacatgaattgatatgtttttagtacatttatggatcttgagagaggaagtgtcattgctggctatggaggcctcactgagccatcggatttcaacagaaatatcttaatttgtgttccgaagattaacgaaggtcttacgggtgtggaacggcatgagggtgagtaataaatgacattattttcatttttgggtgaactaaagtCGTTCTCTGCTCGTCCTCCAGCCCTGCAGGTGGCAGTAACAAAATTTGTAGTACAGAGTCCAGATGACTGGAGCGCACCATGGCAACAAGCTCAGCTGAAAACTTTAGCAACCAGCCTTTCGAAAGTAAGTGTTTTGTTTCTTAAAAACGTATGGTGAATTCTTCTTGTTGTTGCCTTAAATAAATAGACAACAGAGTGTTAGTCTAGGCATGAATTTGCACGTTTTCAAGTtgcttttttacagtaaaaatacttCGCAGTTAGCGACACGCACACCAAAAAGCCTTCCACAATATCAGATAGTCATGAcaccacaaaaggagatatgTAATGAgtataattttgtttaaattcatATTCTGGCTACATATTGCTATTATTTGAACCCACTTTGTTATTCTCCTTCCTCACCAACatcaatattgtaatattttcttttttttgttgttgtttttttggcatgGAATGTGTAGCCCATCGCAAGAGGGCACTCGAGATCATCTTGTTAATTTGTTTGTACTTGTGTGTTTATCAGATTTAAAGATTAGATACACAACTCTGTTATTACTGGTGGCCTGTTGTGCATCAGGAGCTGTTGGAAACCAGATTGTCCAAGAGGATCATGTCAAACATAACCATGAACATAATGCAAATATGTTTCTTGGCTCTGAGGTATCATCATCTCCATGGTTCTTTATAACAGTTATTTAAGTCTTTAAAATGATCCAGTTTCATTCAACCAGCTATCACTGTTTTTCAGGACAAAGATGAAATACAGAAACTAAGTCCATCTGAGCAGCGGAAGCGACTGGTGGAGATAGTGAAGAAGATTGACACCAACTCTGATAAATACCTGACTCCAGGTCAGTTCTGGTTTGGTTGACATTTATATTAGTACATACACATGAGATGTGTCTGATGTagacatatatacagtatacaatatatcacaatattgttattgtgggcacttcaaaatacagtgaatagttatttatttgcatatttttatataaaacattataacactttacaataaggctcCATTAAACTGAAAATGAGCAATACtgctaaagcatttattaatcttagttaaagttaatttcaacatttaaaaacattattaaaatgaaaacgtgTAGCTATTATtaaatggacctgagctaacatgaactagcaATGATCAGTTGAAatttaactaacgttaacaaagaatAATAACTTCTGTAACAAACGTagctattgctcattgttaatgttagttaatgagaCTTAACTAATGAGACATTATTGTAGTGTTACCTTTTGGGGTTTTTTATAATtctgcatttttgcattttaaactgtttgaaacatttgtttttgagcattgctttattgtatttaaatgttcagagctgtttttgttatgaaaaattattaaacCTGCTATAGGATGACTTAATTTAATATCATGATAATACagtataccgtgataaaagcttcagcaattatcgcaacatgaaaatttgaaattgtttttgaaaaaaggctCACCAAGACTGtgtttacttgatcaaaaatacaactgtaatgttgtgaaatattattaaaatataaaataagggctttctattttaatatattttaaaatataatttattcctgtgatgcaaagctgacttttcagcatcattactccagtgttgAGTGTCACATTAACCTTCAGAAGTGATGATTTGgcactcaagaaacatttcttattattattaatgttgaaaaccgttgtgctgcctaatatttttgtggaaaacgtgattttttttttccccccggGATttgttgatgaatagaaagtttagcatttatttgaaatattttttttttgtagtattaTAAAAATCCTTActgttatttttgatcaatgtactgaccccaaactgttGATCAGTAGTGTATGTTAGAATTATAAAGCCTTCTCTGTTGCTTCTCTAGAGGAAATCACATTATGGATACAGAGGGTGTACAGGAGATACGCACTGGATGATGCTGAGGAACGCTTCCCTGAATTTGACTCCAACAAAGATGGTCTGGTCACTTGGGACGAATACAATGTGGTCATGCATGGTCATACTGTGGAAGTGGATGCAGATCCTGTTCTTGACGACCCAGAGGAGGAGTCTCTCAGATTCGTATGTAGCATGATGATTCattaacatttcatattatgGAATGGCAAAAAAAAGTATTGCGTGATTGATAAAAAATTTTTATCCACTCACAGCTCCATGCAAAGGAAAAAAGACGTTTTGATTTTGCCGATATGGATGGCTCAGCTGGCCTGAACTTAACGGAGTTCCTTGCATTTACTCATCCATCTGAGGTGGACCACATGGCTGTAAGTATAAAATGAAGCCGCAGTAAATCACAAATATGAtttgatattaaagggttagttcacccaaaaatgaaaataatgtcatttattactcaccctcatgccgttccacacccgtaagaccttcgttaatcttcggaacacaaattaagatatttttgattaaatccgatggctcagtgaggcctgcatatacagcaatgacatttcctctctcaagatccataaaggtactaaaaacatatttaaaacagttcatgtgagttcagtagttctaccttaatattataaagcgacgagaacatttttgtgcgccaaaaaaacaaaatagcgacttttcAATGATATAGTGATGgtctgatttcaaaacattgcttcggAGCtttcagtgactcggagcgtcAAAGtcgagatccgagtcactgattcgatttgtaaagctccgaagcagtgttttgaaatcggcccatcactatattgttgaaaagtcgttattttggcgcacagagagtattctcgtcgctttataatataactttataactttgaatgcaggcctcactgagccaccggatttaatcaaaaatatcttaatttgtgttccgaagatgaatgaaggcctcacgggtgtggaacgacatgagggtgagtaataaattacattattttcatttttgggtgaacgaaccctttaaaCATCCATGCATGACTATATGTGCTGTGTTTGCATTTTCCCCAGGATTTTGCTATTGAAGATGTGCTTACTGAATATGATTTGGATAAAGATGGATTCATCAGCTTGAGTGAATTCATTGGAGATCTCCGAGCAAATGGTACGATTATGATCGGATAAATAACAGAGTATATAGTCATTATACTACTGATGTActaatacagaaaaaaatcattcaataACTGATAAATGGCTGATATTAAACGTCTACATATTgtctaaataattaaaaataaaaactgaactaaaacgtaactaaaatcagtcattttaaatactacaagtgaatttaggcatcacaacattataatgtacagtatgaaaaatgatttttctaaacattacatttagagctgcatgattaatcgttaaaagatcgcaatctcgattcaaacacccacgcgatctgattcctaaatgacaatgatttgcctgtgtctattaaaactttgacaaaatcacagaagaacatttaaatctgtgtttgtgctgccgctgagccagagagagcagatgtcatgtatgaaacagcttcacaaacagtcttttcagctacacagtatcattatttctgtcttacaaatattcagattatcacagaagtaaTGGTTTataagtttatagttcggatataaacactgatgtctacggatcaaaatagagtaaatcacctttagaaagtaacttggtgcttcaaataacgattacattgttacaccaccaggtggcgacaagtgactgttaaaaccCTCTTGTCCTCTTCGTTTAGAGGTCACACTTGGCTCCTtcatggtcaaaaatgactgaagcCTTGAAATGCAactttgtttttcaggaaaaccaatacatttttgttcaataataatattttatgattattatttaaaattttgagggtattttatgatactatgcaatatttatacagtctttattagctatttttctccattgaaaataatacagttttttttttctaatatattttaaaattatttttcaattaaagcagtattccaTGTTGAGGCATAGAGGCATTTAAAATCCAGTTTTTTAaggtagattagtgccatctgttgggagtaaagaaagaaaaacttgTGTAATGCCATGGTGTCACCACCAGATTCCTATATAGCTCTATATAAAGTGGCTTATAGATTATCTAAtggtttttagacataaatacttatgtttattaagttgtggattagaatttatacattttcaatgactactttttgtcaaggtttagatttttttttgtttgaaatgttgatttgaagtgtcagtttttgcattaattttactacagtcaaacctgaacacaggaggacattttgttacacataaaTTCAAAATGAACAGGTATGTTTTATCACAACTGggtctgatctgatttcaacctcttatttgagtcttttggctcaattttaccatattgttacagccacaccagttcatttgtgtgtatataatagTGTGTTGTGTGAGTATGTGTTTGAATGGgtgtgtctgttttgtactCTCAATGTTTTAGAGTGTTACCTCTTTCTtgctgttaattttttttactgctttgtggctgaattattgattttattttatagtcacGCTAgttcatacatatatatatacagtatctcacaaaagtgagtacaccccacacatttcagcaaccattttagtatatcttctcaagggacaatattatagaaatgaaacttgtatatattttagagtagtcaatgtgcagcttgtatagcagtacagatttactgtcctctgaaaataactcagcACACAGccattgtctaaataactggcaacaaaagtgagtacaagTGATAAAAGCTGTACGGcatttaaccatgcaaagcaacatgtcctattcatcatgttcatgtttttgtcagcttgacaggaccatacaaatgtgtgtatcttgtattagagcagtgaaaatttggtgctttgagtacaatt from Ctenopharyngodon idella isolate HZGC_01 chromosome 18, HZGC01, whole genome shotgun sequence encodes:
- the rcn2 gene encoding reticulocalbin-2, which gives rise to MATSSAENFSNQPFENLKIRYTTLLLLVACCASGAVGNQIVQEDHVKHNHEHNANMFLGSEDKDEIQKLSPSEQRKRLVEIVKKIDTNSDKYLTPEEITLWIQRVYRRYALDDAEERFPEFDSNKDGLVTWDEYNVVMHGHTVEVDADPVLDDPEEESLRFLHAKEKRRFDFADMDGSAGLNLTEFLAFTHPSEVDHMADFAIEDVLTEYDLDKDGFISLSEFIGDLRANEQDEPSQWEVEETVRFKDLYDQDKDGKLNRDEQLRWVAPNSYGSAREEAIHLIKEMDQDGDERLSEAEILKNQDTFMNSEVTDYGRQLHVPHDEL